The Deinobacterium chartae genome contains a region encoding:
- the rpmB gene encoding 50S ribosomal protein L28 — translation MAKVCELCGKGPIVVNSIIRRGKARAEGGVGRKVTGITKSRQVPNLQRVRIRRDGAVLRLRICTKCLKTVHTL, via the coding sequence TGGCGAAAGTCTGCGAACTGTGCGGCAAGGGACCGATCGTGGTCAACTCGATCATCCGCCGCGGTAAGGCCCGGGCCGAGGGTGGCGTCGGCCGTAAAGTCACCGGTATTACCAAGAGCCGTCAGGTGCCCAACCTTCAGCGCGTCCGTATCCGTCGCGACGGGGCCGTGCTGCGCCTGCGTATCTGCACCAAGTGCCTCAAGACGGTCCACACCCTCTGA